The following coding sequences are from one Pseudomonas mendocina window:
- a CDS encoding glycosyltransferase: protein MSERKVIAFFPEAAYGPALNSVGIAQACEALGHKAVFLTDPGMTGVYSAYGFEEHYVNMSEPMPADEMARYWSDFINGHIPNFGKEPIDQLDNYVKECWSAIVETSKWAQKELPAILDRIKPDLICVDNVILFPAIKQYGKPWVRIISCSENEVEDPDIPPYLSGMSIDDKAGHARFRAKFEEVITPIHDDFNRFLNECGERPYPLGTFFEESPWMNLLLYPDPVKFERRYPLPSRTFHYLQGCVRQDKPYEIPEFRANNDKPLLYVSFGSLGSGDVGLLKRLIASIGQLPYRALFNVGEHVSEYSDLPDNVIVSNWYPQPSVIAQVDAVIHHGGNNSFTECLYFGKPAIVMPYVWDGHDNAMRAQESGHGFRMHRSNWEHAELAEKLALCVGDADMNARLKRTSEYMTSRKGPQDAANILDGILKNA from the coding sequence TCCGTGGGCATCGCCCAGGCCTGCGAGGCCCTGGGGCACAAGGCCGTGTTTCTGACCGACCCGGGCATGACCGGGGTCTACTCGGCCTACGGCTTCGAGGAGCACTACGTGAACATGTCCGAGCCGATGCCGGCGGACGAGATGGCGCGCTACTGGTCCGACTTCATCAATGGCCATATCCCCAACTTCGGCAAGGAGCCGATCGACCAGCTCGATAACTACGTCAAGGAGTGCTGGTCGGCCATCGTCGAAACCAGCAAGTGGGCGCAGAAGGAGTTGCCGGCGATTCTCGACCGCATCAAGCCGGATCTGATCTGCGTCGACAACGTCATCCTCTTCCCGGCCATCAAGCAGTACGGCAAGCCGTGGGTGCGCATCATCTCCTGCTCGGAGAACGAGGTCGAAGACCCGGATATCCCGCCGTATCTATCGGGCATGAGCATCGACGACAAGGCTGGGCATGCGCGCTTCCGCGCCAAGTTCGAGGAAGTCATCACACCGATCCATGACGACTTCAACCGCTTCCTCAACGAGTGTGGCGAGCGCCCTTATCCGCTGGGCACCTTCTTCGAAGAGTCGCCGTGGATGAACCTGCTGCTGTACCCGGATCCGGTCAAGTTCGAGCGCCGTTACCCGTTGCCGAGCCGCACCTTCCACTACCTGCAGGGCTGCGTGCGCCAGGACAAGCCATACGAGATCCCCGAGTTCCGCGCGAACAACGACAAGCCGCTGCTGTATGTCAGCTTCGGCAGTCTCGGTTCGGGCGACGTCGGCCTGCTCAAGCGCCTGATCGCCAGCATCGGCCAACTGCCGTACCGCGCACTGTTCAACGTCGGCGAGCATGTCAGTGAGTACAGCGACCTGCCGGACAACGTGATCGTCTCCAACTGGTACCCGCAGCCGTCGGTAATTGCTCAAGTCGACGCAGTCATCCACCACGGTGGCAACAACAGCTTCACCGAGTGCCTGTACTTCGGTAAGCCGGCCATCGTCATGCCCTATGTCTGGGACGGCCATGACAACGCCATGCGTGCCCAGGAAAGCGGCCACGGCTTCCGTATGCACCGCAGCAACTGGGAGCACGCCGAGCTGGCCGAGAAACTGGCGCTGTGCGTCGGCGACGCCGACATGAACGCGCGCCTCAAGCGCACCAGCGAGTACATGACCTCGCGCAAGGGCCCGCAAGACGCGGCCAACATTCTCGATGGAATCCTCAAAAATGCCTGA
- a CDS encoding cupin domain-containing protein: MTTPIIRRPLEVTELKDWGIIPTMLEGESHVSGVVLHKGPNGESECGIWHCTPGKWFCHVTSDEFCHFLEGRCTYVHESGEVIEITPDTAAFFPKDWKGVCTVHETVKKVYMIR; encoded by the coding sequence ATGACAACTCCCATCATCCGCCGCCCACTGGAAGTCACCGAGCTGAAGGACTGGGGCATCATCCCGACCATGCTCGAAGGCGAGTCGCACGTCAGCGGCGTGGTGCTGCACAAGGGCCCGAACGGTGAGTCCGAATGCGGCATCTGGCACTGCACGCCGGGCAAGTGGTTCTGCCATGTGACCAGCGACGAGTTCTGCCACTTCCTCGAAGGCCGTTGCACCTACGTGCACGAGTCGGGCGAAGTGATCGAGATCACCCCGGACACCGCCGCCTTCTTCCCCAAGGATTGGAAAGGGGTGTGCACCGTCCATGAGACGGTGAAAAAGGTCTACATGATCCGGTGA
- a CDS encoding cupin domain-containing protein — translation MPEAILQSSAPRIVGARDYADLVDWGYQSDAVAGQSHSSGRLLHKGPDNRPEVGLWVCTPGTWKLSIPRDELCHFLSGVAIYRRDNGEVIEVGADTLVLFPAGWTGECEVVETLRNTYMLV, via the coding sequence ATGCCTGAAGCCATCCTGCAATCCAGCGCGCCACGCATCGTCGGCGCGCGTGACTACGCCGATCTGGTCGACTGGGGTTACCAGTCCGATGCCGTCGCCGGGCAGTCGCATTCCAGCGGCCGCCTGCTGCACAAGGGCCCGGACAATCGCCCGGAAGTCGGCCTCTGGGTGTGCACGCCTGGCACTTGGAAGTTGTCCATTCCGCGTGACGAGCTGTGTCACTTCCTGTCGGGCGTGGCCATCTACCGCCGCGACAACGGCGAGGTGATCGAGGTTGGCGCCGACACCCTGGTGCTGTTCCCCGCTGGCTGGACTGGCGAATGCGAGGTCGTCGAGACCCTGCGCAATACCTACATGCTGGTCTGA